ATACCTTATTCTTGAATATGCAAAAAACAGGCTTGGCGTAGCAGACAAGCTTTATATTCCAACCGATCAGCTGTCAATGATAAGTAAGTATATTGGCTCTGATAGGCCAACTTTATCGAGGATTGGCGGAAGCGACTGGGCTCTAACAAAATCCCGTGCACGTAAAGCAATCAGTAGTATTGCGCTTGATCTTGTAAAGCTTTATTCTCGCCGTTCAATCACAAAAGGATACGCATTTTCGCCTGATACCCCATTTCAAACACATTTTGAAAATGAGTTTTTATACACAGAAACACGGGATCAGGAAAAAACAATTGTCGCGGTAAAGGCAGATATGGAAAATTCCAAACCTATGGATCGCATAATAAGCGGTGATGTTGGTTTTGGAAAAACAGAGATTGCAATGCGTGCAGCGTTCAAGGCAGTGCAGGACAACAAACAGGTGGCTGTTCTAGTGCCAACAACTCTCCTTGCGCGCCAACACATCCAAACTTTTTGTGAGCGTTTTGATAAGTGGCCGGTAACAATTGCCTCCCTCAGTCGCTTTCAGTCAAAATCTGAAATACAGAAAACCATTTGCGGGATTTCATCCGGTGGAATTGATATTGTAATTGGCACTCATATGCTCTTGAATAAGAAAATACAGTTCAAGGATCTTGGTCTTTTGATTATTGACGAAGAGCACCGCTTTGGTGTAAATCACAAAGAAGCTATAAAAAAACTAAAAATAGGTATTGACATATTGGCAATGAGCGCCACGCCAATTCCGCGCACACTTGAAATGAGTCTGATGGGCATAAAAGAGATCTCGACTCTATCAACACCCCCTGAAAACCGCATGCCAATCTTGACCCATGTCGGACCATACAGAGACAAACAGGTTATTGCAGCAGTTAGGCGAGAGATAATTCGTGGCGGACAGGTCTTCTACATCCATAACGATACCGCAACAATATCAAGGGTGGCTCAGCGACTTGAACAATTAATTCCAGAAGCCCGAGTGGTTTCGGCACATGCAAAATTAGCCGAGCGAATGCTAGAAAAAACGGTTATTGATTTCTGGGAGGGAAAGTATGACATTCTTGTTTGCACAACGATAATCGAAACAGGTCTTGATAACGCAAATGCAAACACAATAATTATCGATTCTGCAGAAAATTACGGCCTCAGCCAATTACATCAGCTCAGGGGTCGTGTTGGACGAGGAACTAAGAGGGCATATGCGTATCTTTTTTATACTTCTACACTGAAAGATACTGCATACAAACGACTGGAGGCAATAGCTAGAAATAACCACCTCGGTGCCGGTGCACAAATTGCAATGAAAGACCTTGAGCTTCGCGGTGCCGGCAGTCTTCTGGGGCATGCACAGTCAGGGCATATTGCATCTGTTGGGTTTGATCTTTATATCAGGATGGTGACTGATGCGATTTCCAACTTCAAGGGAGAGCAGAGTCGGACAAATAATTTACGCCTTGAAATACCGGTTGATGCCAGTATTCCCAAAGCGTATGTTGATAGTGAACGCCTGCGAATCGAGCTTTATAAAAAGATTTCTGAGGCATTATCTGATGCGGATATAAAAGATATTGGAGACGAAATACTGGATCGATTTGGCAATCTTCCGAGTCAGGTAATAAACCTCCTGGAGTTAGCTAGATTGCGCATACTCGCATCTTCTCGGGGGATAGACCTCATTACCCTTAAAAGTGATTTTCGCCAAGGGGGTGATGTTGTTACCGTATCACCAGTAAGCTTTAGTGATACCGCACACCAGAATCTATTACGGGATGGGCAATTCTCATTTATTTGCTACAGGAATTCAAAACTTTCTGCTTGTATTAACCGCTCTTCTTCTGAGCACAGTGGTTATTCTGAGCACAGCGCTCAGATAATAAATTCAATTAGACATTTTATTATTACCTCTTGTAATTGAAAGTATCGTCACTCGGGATAAAAGATATAAAGATACCTTATGGGCCGGTGGAATCAAATGGCCGGTGCTGCAAGAGCCTGCGTGATACGGGTGATACTCAGAGGGTCTAAAGAGGGCTTTATGCTTTTGCTGCGCCTGACTTACACCATCCGGGCGAACACAGGATTGTAGACGCGTCAGGGCCGGTGTCATGCCTGGGTGTCATTCCTGTTATTCTGCTGTGGAATTTACCTCTCGGTATTTATCTCGTGGGGCACAACCCGTAACCCCTGCTGTGTCACCTTTCTGTACACCCCCCTGTATCACCCCCTGTATCACCCCCTGTATCACCCCCCTGTATCACCCCCTGTATCACCCCCTGTATCACCCCCTGTATCACCCCCTGTATCATCTCTTTGAGGGGGAGCACTGTCCGCTGGTCATTAGCCCTATCCCACACTTCCACATCTTCCCCTCGGGTCTTATCACCGATAACAATTATTTTTGGCACACCAATCAACTGAGCATCGGTGAATTTAACACCGGGACTGACGCGTCTGTCATCAACCAGGACATCCAGCCCGCAGTCTGTCAGGCTATCGATCAGCTCAGCACGTGCCGAAGATAGTAAAACTACATGCAGATCGAATGGGGCAAGTACTGCAGGCCATTTCAAACCACGCTCATCGCAATTTTTTTCCGCAATAAGAGCAAACAGCCTACTGACACCTATACCGTAGGATCCCATAAAAACGGCTTTGTTATAACCATCTTTGTCTAGCACCTTTAATCCGAGGGCATTTGAATATTTCAGTCCCAATTGAAATAAATGACCGATTTCAATACCCCTTTTTACGGTAACGGGACCCCACTCGCTTTTATCACCGGTTTTTATCGAGGATACATCAAGGGTGCAATCAAATGAAAAATCTCTTCCAGCAATGGCACCGATACGGTGCACACCTGGTCTATTTGCCCCGATTATCCAACTGCTTCCCAAGGATACTCTTGGGTCTGCACAATAAAATACACCACTAAGGCCCGGACCAATGCTTCCCCTTACAAAGGATGGATTGCATTCGAAAACTCTATTGTCAGCCGGTTCAATCGTGAGCGGTGAGAGTGCCACCTGTGCCCTTTTTAGATCCACATTTCTATCGCCCGGCACTAAAAAGCCAATATATTCAAAACCCCTCTCGAGTATTTTTTTTACCACCAAATTACTTGGATTGCCATTCTGCACCTCGGCGTATTCTATCCTGAATAACAGACATTTTAGGCAATCCGAAGATTCAATCACCCGCCCAATAAACCGTCCGGAAGAATTCATGTGATTCACAAGATCTGGAATACTGATAACCCCGGGGGTTTCACAATCCTCTGCCTCCGGCGCATTGGAATAATCAATTGCCGGACCGGGTGGCGTAACGTAAACCTCTGCGTTAAAAGCAGACCCGTCAGCGGTAACAACAAAAGTGTCATCGCCCATTTCAGTTGGGTGAAGGAATTCTTCGCTCACAGATCCGCCCATCGCCCCGGCATTGGCCTTGACTATGACATAATCAATTTTCAGGCGATCAAAAATTTTTTTATAAGCCCTCTTTTGAGCCTCATAGCTCTGTCGCAGCCCCTTTTCGTCGAGGTCGAAACTGTACGCATCTTTCATTGAGAATTCCCGACTGCGCAGCAGTCCAGCCCTGGGTCTTAGCTCATCTCTGTACTTATCTTGGATCTGATAGACAGTTCTTGGTAAATCTCTATATGATGTGCAAATTTCCTTCATCATCTGGGTAAATGCTTCTTCATGAGTTGGAGCAAGCAAATAGTCACCCTGCCGTCGATCTTTTAGCCTGAATATATCATCGCCATATTCACTCCAGCGCCCACTTTGTTTGAATAAGTCTGCCGAGAAAAGCGCGGGGAACAACACTTCGATCGCATTAACCTGTCCCATTTCATAGCGGATAATATTTTCAATTTTGTGTCGCACTTTTAGTCCGAGTGGCATCCAAGAAAATATTCCAGACCCTGTTTGTCTTATGTATCCTGCCCGAAGAAGAAAGCCGTAACCCCTGCTTTCTGTGGTTGCCGGATCTTCACGAAATGTCCTGAACAGAAAACCGGAGACCTTTGTAATCATGGGTGCAGTATATCGTGTTCTTCAGTTCACGTTATGTGCAGCCCTGACGCTTATAAAGCCAGTATCCATAAACTCTGTATATAAATATCTATTAAACCCTGTACCTATGCTTTGGTATCAGCATATCCAGCTTCTTGTTATGCCGATTGGCTGCACGGAATCTCAGTATTGAATTAAGGATTTCGCTATTGCCGTGTGTAATTTAGCGCAATCTGCACAGGGTAATAATCTGACATGACATACGAGTCCCCCGGAGTAGGGGTGTATTACATACTATTTCCTGCAGATCCTACACTCTGCTATACTGCCATATAGCATTTGTGCATCTATTGACCCAGAAGGGTTGGCGCTGTGCATGCGGGGCGTGCGGTCGGAAGGGGCTCATGTCTTTGTCACAGCTTCCTCAAGAAAAAAGAATTATTGAGAAAAAAGAATTATTGAAGATTCTTATGGAGAGAGCTCTTGAAGTGAAAGAGGGGTTCATGAAAGGAGGATTCTTGAAAAAGGAATTTAGAGAAAAAGTACCGGGGGGGGGGGTATCCTCAACCAGCCTTGCGTACCCTGCCTTAGGTCTTCTTCCTGCACCTGCTCTTTCTGTTAGCGGGGGTGTGCTGTGAGGAAAAATATCCTAACCGCGCCCCTTATTCTCTTATTAACCCTGTTTCTTGTATCTTCCGTCCAACAGTCTGTTTGGGCGGCTCCGGTTGCCCGCGTTGCCGCGAAACCTGCAGCTACTAAACCTGCTGCCGCCAAGCCCGCTGCCGCGGCTGCTAGCACTGACTCCTGCAGTGCTGGTTCTTCCAGTTCTGAATCCAGTGCTGGTTCTTCCAGCGGTTTCTGGAGTAAAGTCAAGTCTTTCTTCACGAGCCTGTGGAGTAAGGTAAAAACAGCTGCCACTGGTATTGCTTCGGCTGCAAAATGCGGTCCATGGGGCTTTGCTGCAAGTGTGGTTGTAGCAACCCTGTCTCTGGTGGGCTATATCGTTGCGGCCGTAAAAGGTTGGCTTTAGGGCGTTTTCTGCGCCGCTGTTCGCTAAGTAACATCCGCTTGACTCGCGTCTTGACTCACCTTGGCTTTATGCGATTGCGTTTATACAATTGCAATTGTTGGGCTGCCACTTGAGAATGGCATTTCCCCCGCGAGACGATTCGCCTCTTCTAACAGGGTTGGGACAATCTCGGACTCTGGCACGGTTTTTATAACCTGTCCGCGAACAAAAATCTGACCCTTTCCATTTCCACTTGCAACTCCAAGATCGGCCTCTCGCGCCTCACCCGGGCCGTTTACAATACAACCCATAACCGCAACTCTGAGAGGAACGGTCAGTTTCTCTAGGCCTTTTGTTACCTCCTCGGCAAGGCGGTAGACATCAACCTGCGCACGACCGCAACTTGGACATGATACGATTTCCAATCGTCTCTCACGTAAGCCGAGAGATCGCAGTATTTCAAGACCAACTTTTACTTCCTCGACGGGCGGAGCGGATAGTGACACACGGATTGTATCTCCTATTCCCTCTGCGAGTAGTACAGCAAAAGCGGTTGAAGATTTTATTGTTCCCTGAAAGGCGGGCCCCGCCTCTGTAACGCCGAGATGCAAGGGCCAATCACCCCTTTCTGCTAACAATCGATAGGCTTTTACCATGGTCACGGGATCATGGTGTTTCACGGAGATTTTAAAATCGTGGAAATCATATTCCTCAAATAAACCCGCTTCCCACACCGCACTGTCTACAAGAGCCTGAGCGGTTGGTCGGCCGTATTTCTCCAGAAGTCGTGGGTCAAGTGAACCTGCATTGACTCCAATTCTTATACTCACCCCTGCGGCTTTTGCCTTTTCCGCGATCTTTCCAATCTGGTCATCAAACTTGCGTATATTCCCTGGATTTACACGCACTGCCGCGCAACCGGCATCAATTGCTGCGTAAACATAGTTTGGCTGGAAATGTATATCGGCTATTACGGGAATCTGGCTTTTCTTGGCTATTATATGGAGCACCTGGGCGTCATCACGACTCGGGACAGCAACACGAACGATGTCACAACCCGCAGCCGTTAGTTCTGCAATTTGCTGTAGAGTTGCGTCTATATTTGTTGTCTGGGTTGTTGTCATGGACTGGACAAGAATTGGCGAGTCCCCGCCAACGAACACTTTGCCCAGTTTTATGCGCCTTGTCTTTCTGCGGGGTGACAAGACCTCACGCACTTTTGGCAAACCAAGGTCAATTGACACACATACAGGATACCAGCGCCTTGTCTTGCTGTTGTGAACGAGCAGCGATATTTAAGCGATCAACAATACTAGTTAGATCACTAATACTACCTAACAGACACAGCCCACATGTGCCCTTATCACATCTGCTTTTACCGGCGCCAGGTTAGTTATCAATGCGCTTCGAGACACAGTCAAGCATCTCACTAATTGAACCTTCCGTTACAACCTCACAGATTGCACATGCTAAAAGTGGGGCGATTGAAACAGTTTTAACGCGATCAAATACCTTACTTGCGGGAACAGAGTCAGTCACAATAACATGGTCAATTTCACCACAAGAAACAAGACGCTCTGGGGTGCTAAAAATCCCATGGGTTGCAGCTGCTATTACTTTTACGGCTCCGGCTTTTTTTAATGCGATAGCTGCTTTTGCCAGTGTGTCTCCGGTATCAATCAGGTCATCAACCACCAAACACACTCTGCTGCGCACATCACCAACAATTTCGTGCATCGTGACATTATTGTGAACACGCGGGTCACGTCGTTTATGAATAATTGCGAGCGGAGCATTTAGTTTATCTGACCAAACATCCGCAACCTTCACCCGACCAATATCAGGTGAGACAATTGTCAGGTTATCAATCCTAAGTGATTTTACATGTTTTATAAGAGCAGGAACGCCTGTTAAGTGATCAACTGGTCCATTGAAAAATCCCTGTATCTGGGAAGCATGCAAGTCAACCGTAATTATCCTGTCGGCCCCTGCGCATGCAATCAAGTCAGCAACCAATCTGGCAGAAATCGGCTCACGACCATATCCCTTTCTGTCTTGACGTGAGTAGGGATAGCATGGGGTTACAGCAGAAATGTGCTTTGCAGAAGCACGCTTACATGAGTCAATCAAGAGCAGAAGCTCAACAAGTCCGTCATTAACGGGATCACATCCGGTCTGGAGAACAAACACATCTTTACCACGAACACTTGAATTGAATCGTGTGTATATCTCACCGTTTGCAAAAGTTCTGATATCCGTTTGCAAAAGTCCAACTCCGAGACTTTCTGCGGTTGCCCGGGCTAAGTCCGGATGAGAGCGACCTGCAATGAGCACTAGGTTGCGCATTGGCCCGTCATTTTGCACATCACGGTCCGAGAAACCGGGTCGATTATTTGCACCCCGGGCATGCGGTGCGCAACTTAGCAAGTCAGTCAACCGTCTCCTCTATTCTCGGCCCATTTTGGAATAGTTTTTTGCTTTAGCTCTGTAAGGGATAGCGCACCTTCTTCGATATCATCTCTAATAACACTACCCGCGCCAGTATACGCACCCCTACCAACCTTGACTGGCGCAACGAACACGTTACCAGCACCGGTTTTTACACCGTCATCTATACATGTTTCATGCTTCAATTTTCCATCATAATTTGCAAAAATGTTACCGGCACCTATATTGACATGTGAGCCGATATTCGCGTCACCGATATAGCTTAGGTGTGGCACTTTGCTCTCGGGGCCTATATTGCTCTGTTTTATCTCAACGAATGTTCCGACTTTAGAATCTTTCCCTATAACAGTACCTGGGCGGATAAAAGCAAATGGCCCTATTACAGCACCTTCTTCAATTCGTGCGTCAATTATCTCGGCTCTTTTGACGATTGTATTTTTCCCAATAAAAGAATCAGAAATCGTAGCAAATGGCCCTATTACAGCACCTTCTTCAATTCGTGTTCTTCCTGATAGAATGCACCCGGGAAGAATAAGTACATCTTCTGATAGTTGCACTGTTGAATCGATCCATGTTGTTTCCGGGCTTTTTATCGTAACACCGTAGAGCTGCCACCTTTTAATAATTTGATCGTTCAGAATCTTCTCAGTTTTTGCAAGCTGCACCCTGTTATTTACCCCAAGCAATAACTCGGAATCGCTCGTGGTAATGGAATTCACCCTCAACCCATTGTTGTAAAAATATTCAACTATATCTGTTAGACGCATTTCCTCTTTAGTGTTCTGTGCACCAACGGTATCTTGACGGCACATCCATTGTCCGGCGTGTTGGTGTTCTGATTCTGCTTTTTTGTGTATTTGCTCGGTGACTATAACCTTGGGTGATAATACATGCGCTTCTGTATGTGCCGCGGGCACACAGTCCTGATTAGTCACACAGTCCTGATTAGTCACACAGTCCTGATTAGTCACACAGTCCTGATTAGTCACACAGTCCTGATTAGGACTGTGTGCTATATGGCACTTTAACAACTTATTAAGCGCATCTTGCAGGTACTCTGTATCAAAAATACCCACTCCGGTATTCACTTCGTTTATTGACTGTTCAGGGAGTATATTTGAATCTTCGATTATTTTGGCAATAGAACCAAGGTTATCTCGCATTACCCTTCCATAGCCCTTTGGATTGTCCAAATGGGTGGTCACTATTGCACCAACAGCTTGTTTGAGTGGTTTTCTTACAAGCTCTTCGAGCAACTGAAATGGTACGAGCGGGACATCTGCGTAAAGGATTAAAACCCTTGAGGGAAATGGTTTATTATTCGTCACGTCACCCGATTTTGTGTGGATATGTCGACCTCCTTTAAGGGATTCTTGGTCATTCAACCGGTCGGAGGCAGGATTACAGGTATCTAAATCACAGGCATCTAATTCATACTCTGCATGACTTTCGTGCCGAGTGTTAGGATAAGTGTTACCGTAAGATTCTGAACGAATCCAAGGTATGGCAGAGAAGACACCGAACCCCGTTCCATACAGTGCATCAGACTGTGCCACTGTTAGTACATCCGGGAATGTATTGCGAATATATTGTTCAACCCGTACATCTCTGAAAACCACAATTGTTTTACAGGGTTTTAATAATTGTGCACCCCTCAAAACATGGGCTACCATGGGCAGCCCAGCGATATTGTGCAAGACCTTTGGGGTAGAGGAGCGCATCCGCGTCCCCCGGCCCGCCGCAAGAATGACAATCGCAAGGTCGCTTTTCACGCCATCGGTATCTGTGGATTCACTGCTCATGCTTTACCCAACGGACAAAATACCACATAAGAAACATGTCTTAGTAAACACCCCAAGAGATCTTAGAAGCTGGTGAGTGAATTCAATAAGAATTTCACCAGTTTATGGTGCACCCGGGATCGATTTATTACAAACTATATATCAAGGAAGGTGCTGGCAGAGATCATCACCAAATCTTTTGCCAGACGGTGTAACTGGTAAAAGTGTAACCAGTAGCGCCAGATGTGTCACCTGTGACATTCATCTGCAAGACCTGTAACTATTACACTACAAAAATATATCGAGGGAGGTAATGGTATAGCACGTCACATAACTACACGATATCCATAGCAACTGCACGTCATACAGCTACCCTGACATACAAGCCATATAACACATTCTCTGCTACTTCTAGTCGTATTATGCGCCTTAGGCGTACCGATAACCTATAACTTGATTACCCTGTATAACTACACAGGCTCTGGCAATGGTGTGCCAACTATCAAGGATGTGGCTTCGCCTTTGCCAGGTGGCAGAGCACTGTGCTGTGAATTACACTGTGCCAAGTGTTACTGCTGTGACCTTGATTGTAAATGGCAGAGAGAAATACATATACCTCACAAGTGCACTAACACAGGGTGGACCAGGTTATTCATCAAACCCAACATCTGTACCAATGACTGTTATTTATACCATGGATACAAAGAGGAAGCCCTTACCCTCGGGTTACCTGTAACCCGTAACAGAGTTACTGGTAACACATACTTGTGTTACATGTAACCCACTGGTGCACAACATGTTACTCACCCGCGCATAACATGCAATGTTGTGTAACCGGTAACCCACACCCGCGCAACCCATAACACATACTGCACAATCATCACACCCAACTAAACACACGGCTACACGACACCCATTATTCAGCTACCCCACTCACCTAACACAGATGCTGACACTGTACGGATTACACAGTGCCAAGTGTTAATCCTGTGACTTCGACTGTAAATGGCAATACTACATTTACAGCCCAAGTATCAGGGACACAGATCAGGGACACAGATCAGGGACACAGAGGTAGGTGGCAAAATCTTATACAGATGCACTCACTAAGGGTGGAAAAGGTTATGCACCAAACAAAACAAGCTCACATATACAACTCCGCCGCAATAAACGCTCAACCACCCAATCTCTCACATAGACACGGTGAAACCCCCTCAACCAGTAACACCCGCCCAGTAACACACAACCCATAACACACAGCGCAACCTGTAACACCCAACCTGTAACACATGGAGATATACGGGAGGTGACACAAACCCAAACCAGGCACGGGGCATGTCACATGGCATATGACAGAGCACTGTCACCCTAACCATTACTGCCTATGACAAGTCATCATCATCTACCCAACAGACATGGCATGTAGTAACAGAGTAACCTGTAACGCATGGCGAGTTACAGGTAACCCAACCCACACAACCTGTAACCCCCGGTGTGTTACCTGTAACTACTGCACGGCAACCCACACCCTTGCCATACGCATCCCATAACCTAACACAGATGCTGACACTGTATGGATAATACCGTGACATGGATAACACTGTGACATGGATAACACTGTGACATGGATAACACTGTGCTGTGACACAGCATCACTGATGTGTAGGTAACAATACCCAATGCACTAAGGATGACGTACACATTGACTGGGTTATACATAACGACTGGGTTATACATAACATGTAACATCTGTAAACAGCAAGACCTGTAACTATTACACTACAAAAATATATCCAGGCAGGTGAGGGCAAAGACCATCACACGGCTACCCTTACATATACCGCATATAGTACATTCTTCGCCTCTACCCGTATCATGCTGCCTGTATCCTGCATACAGATAACCCTGTATTAGACACAAGCCCGATCACCAAGTTACCTTGTGGAACTACACAGCTGCTGGCAAAAAGACCGTGCTATGGATTACGCCGTGTCATGAATTACACTGGGCAAAACACTGGGCCAAGTGTTAATGCTGTGACTTCGACTTTGTCAAATGGCAGTACGACATTCAACACAATCACCCAGAGATGTCTTGGACAGCATTACCAGCGACCTAGGCGGTGTCCTACTCGGTGGTATAGGCAGCGACCTAGGCGGTGTCCTGGGTAATGGTCTAAGTAATATCGTAGACGGACTCGTAAACCCCTTCCTGGGCTCCGGTACAGCACCATCTCTATCTAACCAAACCACAGGTGTATCTATAGGTCAGACTAATATAACTATTACACCCAAGACAACGGGTTATATAACTTCTTATACAGTTACTAATACAGATGTATACATATCACACAACCCCTGCATCTAACCCAGGCTCCGGCAGGGATATTGTGACATGGATAACACTGGGCTATGGATTACGCTGTGTCTTTGTCAGGTGGCAAATACGCTGTGCCAAGTATCAGTGGCACAGAGGGTCCAGGTGGCAAATTCATCGCCAAGGTGTTAGCCTCATTGCCCTTATCCAAGGTCAGTGTTACACACTCTACCCAATCTCCCAACTTCACCATAGACCTAACCCGTAACACACCCAACCTGTAACACATGGAGTTATGGGGGAGGTAACCCAAACCAGGCCATACAAACCCAACGCGGGGGTAATGTCACAGGGCATATCACGGGGTACTGTAACCCTAACTATTACTGCTTTTGGTAAGTCAACATCTATATCACGGGCATGGACTGTCATAACAGTAGGTGCAAGTAACTGTATAAACACACAAACATACTGTGTTATGCACCATCAAGATCTCTCACCAAGTTACCCTATATAACTACACAGGTTCTGGCACAAACACTGTGCTATGGATTGCACTGTGCCAAGTGTTAATGGGCAGGTGGTAAAGATAAATGCCCCTACTACCTAGGCTTTATCCTTAAATACAGTGTTACTCGGCCTAAATACAAGGACACTGCACCTGCAAGACCTGTAACTATTACACTACAAAAATATATCAAGGCAGGTTCTGGCAATGCACATCACATAGCTATCTCAGAAATTACCGCAACCTACTGTGCAAAGTATCGGTGATACAGTATCGGTGGTGTGCTTATTGATGACACGTGCTCACTGCCAAGTATTTATCCTGTGACTTTGACTGTAAATGGCAGTGAGAAATACATATGGCCCACCGATGGACTAACCAAGCCACAGGTTATTCGTCACAGAAATAACCCAACCAATAACACATGGACGTACACGGGAAGTGGTAACCCAAACCAGGCCATACAAACCCAAACACAACACAGGGTACTGTAACCCTAACCATTACTGCCTATAAAAACTCATCAACATCTACCCAACGGACATGGCATGTCATAACAGTAGGTGCAAGTAACTGTATAAACAGAAAAACAGCACGTAGCCTTGTAAGATTCACAGGCCGCCGTAGCTAATAGCAAAATATATCAGAGCAGATAATGGCATAAAACATCACACAACCCCTGCATCTAACACAGGCTCTGGCAGAAACACCGTGCTGTGAATTACGCTGTGACATGAATTACGCTGTGCCTGTGACTTTGTCAAATGGCGGTAACAAACTGTCAAGTATAGATAGCACACATGTAAAAGGTGCTGTGCTATCTATTCATGATGTGCTGTGGATTACACTGTGCCACAGCATCAGTGCCAATCATCACTGACACAGTATCAGTGGCACGTTTGGCCCAGATGGCACATACACTGTCAAGTATTGATACACCGCCAAGTGTTACTGCTGTGACTTCGACTGTAAATGGCAAAGAGACATTCTCATACCCCACCAATGTACTAACCCCACCAATGTACTAACCATGTATGATGTGTGCAGCGTGACTCAGGTTACGTATCGAAAACAGCCAATGACTGTTATCTATACCATGGATACGAAGAAGAATCCCTTACCCTCGGGTTACGTGTGACCCGTAACAGGGTAACTGGTTGCCCGCTTGTGTTATGTTACGTGTAATACGCAC
The sequence above is a segment of the Tropheryma whipplei str. Twist genome. Coding sequences within it:
- a CDS encoding ribose-phosphate diphosphokinase codes for the protein MTDLLSCAPHARGANNRPGFSDRDVQNDGPMRNLVLIAGRSHPDLARATAESLGVGLLQTDIRTFANGEIYTRFNSSVRGKDVFVLQTGCDPVNDGLVELLLLIDSCKRASAKHISAVTPCYPYSRQDRKGYGREPISARLVADLIACAGADRIITVDLHASQIQGFFNGPVDHLTGVPALIKHVKSLRIDNLTIVSPDIGRVKVADVWSDKLNAPLAIIHKRRDPRVHNNVTMHEIVGDVRSRVCLVVDDLIDTGDTLAKAAIALKKAGAVKVIAAATHGIFSTPERLVSCGEIDHVIVTDSVPASKVFDRVKTVSIAPLLACAICEVVTEGSISEMLDCVSKRIDN
- a CDS encoding bifunctional UDP-N-acetylglucosamine diphosphorylase/glucosamine-1-phosphate N-acetyltransferase GlmU, with translation MSSESTDTDGVKSDLAIVILAAGRGTRMRSSTPKVLHNIAGLPMVAHVLRGAQLLKPCKTIVVFRDVRVEQYIRNTFPDVLTVAQSDALYGTGFGVFSAIPWIRSESYGNTYPNTRHESHAEYELDACDLDTCNPASDRLNDQESLKGGRHIHTKSGDVTNNKPFPSRVLILYADVPLVPFQLLEELVRKPLKQAVGAIVTTHLDNPKGYGRVMRDNLGSIAKIIEDSNILPEQSINEVNTGVGIFDTEYLQDALNKLLKCHIAHSPNQDCVTNQDCVTNQDCVTNQDCVTNQDCVPAAHTEAHVLSPKVIVTEQIHKKAESEHQHAGQWMCRQDTVGAQNTKEEMRLTDIVEYFYNNGLRVNSITTSDSELLLGVNNRVQLAKTEKILNDQIIKRWQLYGVTIKSPETTWIDSTVQLSEDVLILPGCILSGRTRIEEGAVIGPFATISDSFIGKNTIVKRAEIIDARIEEGAVIGPFAFIRPGTVIGKDSKVGTFVEIKQSNIGPESKVPHLSYIGDANIGSHVNIGAGNIFANYDGKLKHETCIDDGVKTGAGNVFVAPVKVGRGAYTGAGSVIRDDIEEGALSLTELKQKTIPKWAENRGDG